One window of the Solanum stenotomum isolate F172 chromosome 11, ASM1918654v1, whole genome shotgun sequence genome contains the following:
- the LOC125843901 gene encoding uncharacterized protein LOC125843901, translating into MVNKAISLGDNPSIEEFYGFRAMVRDEGSNCLAYVQEADRIHVQANYRRDEQMSDHLHPPIRWRGKGGVAGRKVRVVERGRAPIEMGEDDQATQDFQVASDYEPTNTEIVPYMTPQTPQISRDPSLTSLENVFGNNQPQHFDNAPNFSSSPVEGNELNDSNNEVDGDELEDANQGASQGGEPSVKKKRKIFPKLCGTGSHHLNQHGQKKKTKDNKVSVLTKKKGKG; encoded by the exons ATGGTTAATAAAGCAATATCACTTGGTGATAACCCATCAATAGAGGAATTTTACGGGTTTCGTGCAATGGTGCGGGATGAAGGATCTAATTGTTTGGCATATGTGCAAGAGGCAGATAGGATTCATGTGCAAGCCAATTATAGAAGAGATGAGCAAATGTCTGACCATTTGCATCCCCCTATTCGTTGGCGAGGAAAAGGTGGTGTTGCGGGTAGGAAGGTACGTGTTGTTGAGAGAGGTCGAGCGCCTATTGAAATGGGTGAAGATGATCAAGCCACACAAGATTTCCAAGTAGCCTCGGATTATGAACCAACAAACACTGAGATTGTGCCATACATGACACCACAAACTCCACAAATTTCAAGGGATCCAAGTCTTACATCACTTGAAAATGTATTTGGTAATAATCAACCTCAACATTTTGACAACGCCCCAAACTTTTCCTCATCGCCTGTAGAAGGTAATGAGTTGAATGATTCTAACAATGAAGTGGATGGTGATGAGTTGGAGGATGCAAATCAAGGTGCAAGCCAAGGTGGTGAACCATCGGTGAAGAAAAAGCGTAAAATTTTTCCTAAGCTTTGTGGGACTG GGAGTCATCATCTTAATCAGCACggccaaaagaaaaaaacaaaagataacAAAGTTTCTGTgttaacaaagaaaaaaggcAAAGGATGA